One segment of Hippopotamus amphibius kiboko isolate mHipAmp2 chromosome 2, mHipAmp2.hap2, whole genome shotgun sequence DNA contains the following:
- the CHRNB4 gene encoding neuronal acetylcholine receptor subunit beta-4 — MRSALPLLLFFLIVLCGQGDCRMANAEEKLMDDLLNKTRYNNLIRPATSSSQLISIQLQLSLAQLISVNEREQIMTTNVWLKQEWTDYRLVWNSSCYEGVNILRIPANRVWLPDIVLYNNADGTYEVSVYTNVVVRSNGSILWLPPAIYKSACKIEVKHFPFDQQNCTLKFRSWTYDHTEIDMVLKSPTASMDDFTPSGEWDIVALPGRRTVNPQDPSYVDVTYDFIIKRKPLFYTINLIIPCVLITSLAILVFYLPSDCGEKMTLCISVLLALTVFLLLISKIVPPTSLDVPLIGKYLMFTMVLVTFSIVTSVCVLNVHHRSPSTHTMAPWVRRCFLHKLPTFLFMKRPYSSPSRAPQPSQAHLTKSEATATSSAMGPARSSNLYRNSMYFVNPTSAAPKSPAGSDSVGIPRDFRLRSSGRFKQDVQEALEGVSFIAQHMKSEDQDQSVTEDWKYVAMVVDRLFLWVFVVVCVLGTVGLFLPPLFQTHTPSEGP; from the exons ATGAGAAGTGCGCTCCCCCtgctccttttcttcctgattgTCCTTTGCGGGCAAG GGGACTGCCGCATGGCCAACGCAGAGGAGAAGCTCATGGACGATCTCCTGAACAAAACCCGCTACAACAACCTGATCCGCCCAGCCACCAGCTCCTCCCAGCTCATCTCCATCCAGCTGCAGCTCTCCCTGGCGCAGCTCATCAGCGTG AATGAGCGAGAACAGATCATGACCACCAATGTCTGGCTGAAACAG GAATGGACAGACTACCGCCTGGTCTGGAACAGCTCCTGCTATGAGGGTGTGAACATCCTGAGGATCCCTGCAAATCGAGTCTGGCTGCCTGACATCGTGCTTTATAACAA cgccgACGGGACCTACGAGGTGTCTGTCTATACGAACGTGGTGGTCCGCTCCAACGGCAGCATCCTGTGGCTGCCCCCTGCCATCTACAAGAGCGCCTGCAAGATCGAGGTGAAGCACTTCCCCTTCGACCAGCAGAACTGCACCCTCAAGTTCCGCTCTTGGACCTACGACCACACGGAGATCGACATGGTCCTCAAGTCGCCCACGGCCAGCATGGATGACTTCACCCCCAGTGGTGAATGGGACATAGTTGCCCTTCCCGGGCGAAGGACGGTGAACCCGCAGGACCCCAGCTACGTGGATGTGACTTACGACTTTATCATCAAGCGCAAGCCACTCTTCTACACCATCAACCTCATCATCCCCTGCGTGCTCATCACCTCCCTGGCCATCCTCGTCTTCTACCTGCCCTCCGACTGCGGTGAGAAGATGACGCTGTGCATCTCTGTGCTTCTGGCGCTCACCGTCTTCCTGCTGCTCATCTCCAAGATCGTGCCGCCCACCTCCCTCGACGTGCCGCTCATCGGCAAGTACCTCATGTTCACCATGGTGCTGGTCACCTTCTCCATCGTCACCAGCGTCTGTGTGCTCAACGTGCACCACCGCTCACCCAGCACGCACACCATGGCACCCTGGGTCAGGCGCTGCTTCCTACACAAGCTGCCCACTTTCCTCTTCATGAAGCGCCCCTACAGCAGCCCCTCCAGggccccccagcccagccaggcTCACCTGACCAAGTCTGAGGCCACTGCCACCTCCTCTGCCATGGGCCCCGCCCGCTCCTCCAACCTCTACAGGAACTCCATGTACTTTGTGAACCCCACCTCTGCAGCTCCCAAGTCTCCAGCCGGCTCTGACTCCGTGGGTATCCCCAGGGATTTCCGGCTGAGGTCTTCTGGGAGGTTCAAGCAGGATGTGCAGGAGGCTTTAGAGGGGGTCAGCTTCATCGCCCAGCACATGAAGAGTGAGGACCAGGACCAGAGT